The Mastacembelus armatus chromosome 9, fMasArm1.2, whole genome shotgun sequence genome contains a region encoding:
- the castor1 gene encoding cytosolic arginine sensor for mTORC1 subunit 1: MLPDENMDLHILDHRLRVTSISKNGLVNFTHPLIKLIFLRNRTRCKFFSLTETPENYTVVLDEEGFKELQPSEHLQVESSIWLPLNVVSNGNASSSSQAVGVTKIAKSVIAPLAQQHVSVFMLSTYQTDFILVKEKDLSIVISTLEEEFNIYKEVGGESVPLHSQDVSNGLQKNGREAIQLTVHPVLIPQNQFCVMSLDPDTLPSIATTLIDVLFYSSSPKEDTQSSPSQDLDCIKFFSFSLIDGYVSLVMDTEAQRQFPADLLFTSSSGELWRMVRIGGQPLGFDECGIVAQISQPLADSDISAYYISTFSFDHALVPEEDIVSVTDMLQQQRNERASS; encoded by the exons ATGCTCCCAGACGAGAATATGGACTTGCACATACTGGACCACAGGCTGCGGGTCACCAGTATATCCAAGAACGGACTGGTGAATTTCACACACCCCCTGATTAAACTGATATTTCTCCGGAACAGGACTCG ATGTAAGTTTTTTAGTCTGACAGAGACACCAGAGAACTACACCGTCGTCCTTGATGAGGAAGGATTCAAAG AGCTCCAGCCCTCTGAGCATCTCCAGGTAGAGAGCTCCATCTGGCTGCCGCTGAACGTGGTCTCTAACGGGAATGCCTCAAGCAGCTCGCAGGCTGTCGGCGTGACCAAGATCGCCAAATCGGTCATCGCCCCTCTGGCCCAGCAGCATGTCTCTGTTTTCATGCTCTCCACTTATCAGACTGACTTCATCCTG GTTAAAGAGAAAGACCTATCTATAGTCATCAGCACTCTGGAAGAAGAGTTCAATATCTACAAGGAGGTGGGAGGGGAGTCTGTCCCTCTGCATTCTCAGGATGTTTCCAATGGCCTCCAGAAGAACGGCAGAGAAG CCATCCAACTTACAGTTCACCCTGTGCTGATCCCCCAGAACCAGTTCTGTGTTATGTCTCTGGACCCAGACACGCTGCCATCCATAGCCACTACACTCATTGATGTTCTCTTCTATTCCAGCAG TCCTAAAGAGGACACACAGTCATCCCCCAGCCAGGACTTGGACTGTATCAAGttcttctccttttcacttATCGATGGCTATGTCTCACTTGTGATGGACACAGAGGCACAGAGACA GTTTCCTGCTGATCTTCTCTTCACCAGCTCCTCCGGGGAGCTGTGGAGAATGGTTCGCATAGGTGGACAGCCGCTGGGCTTCG ATGAATGTGGTATAGTTGCCCAAATATCTCAGCCTCTGGCCGACAGTGACATCTCTGCCTATTACATAAGCACCTTCAGTTTTGACCATGCTCTG gtCCCTGAGGAGGACATAGTGAGCGTGACAGACATgctccagcagcagaggaaTGAACGAGCCTCCAGCTGA
- the LOC113139023 gene encoding uncharacterized protein LOC113139023, giving the protein MKYRAGFLRMVCAWMVILLTISDTGHAPKKYSTAFSCKPKELTALIGGLVQESMTRFDEANGQHLGTWSPGFPELQVQQNSSLHGSKVQCSLLFMAHGLEKVLEDQRNNLNPGDVSLHEKLRETIFRVAMLAKCLKDTFGWECSQKPSPPEMPKHAFERKQWSHTLLKTAKKYLSWLERNFVVHIKKVKGRNTRKRTLTKATLEKYLEGSGHLL; this is encoded by the exons ATGAAATACAGAGCAG GTTTTCTGAGAATGGTGTGTGCCTGGATGGTGATTCTGTTGACAATCTCAGATACGGGACATGCACCAAAGAAATATTCTACTGCGTTTTCCTGCAAGCCAAAAGAACTGACAGCCCTCATCGGAGGCCTAGTTCAAGAGAGCATGACAAGATTT GATGAAGCCAATGGGCAGCACCTTGGAACTTGGTCCCCTGGCTTTCCTGAGCTCCAGGTACAGCAGAACTCTTCTTTGCATGGGTCAAAAGTTCAGTGCAGCCTCCTCTTCATGGCTCATGGCCTGGAGAAAGTGCTGGAGGACCAAAGGAATAATCTGAATCCCGGAGATGTTTCACTTCATGAGAAGCTCAGAGAGACGATCTTCAGGGTTGCCATGCTCGCAAAGTGTTTAAAGGATACTTTTGGATGGGAATGCTCCCAAAAGCCATCCCCACCCGAGATGCCCAAGCATGCATTTGAGAGGAAACAGTGGAGTCACACTCTGCTGAAGACAGCCAAGAAGTATCTGAGCTGGCTGGAGCGTAACTTTGTGGTCCACATTAAAAAGGTCAAAGGGAGAAATACCAGAAAACGTACACTTACCAAGGCAACTCTTGAGAAATACTTGGAGGGAAGTGGACACCTCCTGTAA
- the spring1 gene encoding SREBP regulating gene protein, whose product MMVLRRLLRKRWVLGVVFALSLIYFLTSTLKQEERTMRDRTLLEVRDSDHRIPWKVRFNLGNSSRQITQCRNSIQGKTLLTDELGYVCERKDLLVNGCCNINAPSTRQYICKSCLANGCCSIYEYCVSCCLQPDKQPLLERFLNRAAEGFQNLFTAVEDHFELCLAKCRTSSQSVQHENTYRNPQAKYCYGESPPDLLPI is encoded by the exons ATGATGGTGCTGCGACGCTTACTGAGAAAGCGCTGGGTGCTGGGAGTAGTCTTCGCACTGTCTCTGATCTACTTCCTCACCAGCACGCTCAAACAG GAAGAGCGGACCATGCGGGACCGTACACTCTTGGAGGTTAGAGATTCAGACCATCGCATCCCCTGGAAAGTTCGTTTCAACCTGGGGAACAGCAGCCGACAGATCACACAGTGCAGAAACTCTATCCAGGGCAAGACACTGCTTACAGATGAACTTG GTTATGTCTGTGAGAGAAAGGACTTACTGGTCAACGGCTGCTGTAACATCAATGCTCCCAGCACCAGACAGTACATTTGTAAAAGCTGCCTGGCCAATGGCTGCTGCAGCATCTACGAGTATTGTGTGTCATGCTGCCTGCAGCCTGATAAG CAACCTCTCCTTGAGCGCTTCCTGAACCGTGCAGCTGAAGGATTCCAAAACCTCTTCACTGCTGTGGAGGATCATTTTGAGCTGTGCCTGGCCAAGTGTAGGACCTCTTCACAA AGTGTTCAACATGAGAACACCTACCGAAATCCTCAAGCGAAGTACTGCTATGGAGAGAGTCCTCCAGACCTCCTTCCTATATGA
- the rnft2 gene encoding E3 ubiquitin-protein ligase RNFT2 isoform X2 → MQRRHSSNTDGMPSERSRSQTLGSESSLDEGGVFDCLKPDSPTSPQQIFSGLVGVPSGSVSSAQFQAAGLVLGSPPEVFIQMTASSREEGGPHRTEGGPFLPRPPQHHHHHHFHHQPLQHRTSSLLQQATTAAGSERHSSREEAQEDPSTPAPALSELKAVVTWLQRGFPFILILLAKVCFQHKLGIAVCVGMASTFAYANSTFKHQVSLREERSVFVALWIIMFLAGNIVYIYYTFSHEELHNSLIFAKPNLNSFDFFDLIWAVGITDFVLKYFTIGLKCFVLFLPKIFLAFKSRGKFYLLIEELSQLFRALVPIQLWYKYIMGEDPSSSYFLGATLIIIYSLCKSFDICGRISAIRKALVILCSPQSYGVRAGSQQCSEAGDVCAICQADFRDPIALLCQHVFCEECLCLWFDRERTCPLCRSTVIETLRCWKDGTTSAHFQIY, encoded by the exons ATGCAGAGGAGACACAGCAGCAACACGGATGGCATGCCCTCTGAAAG gagCCGAAGCCAAACTCTGGGCTCAGAGAGCAGCTTGGATGAAGGTGGTGTGTTCGACTGCCTGAAGCCCGACTCACCCACTTCACCGCAGCAGATCTTCTCAGGCCTAGTGGGTGTCCCCTCTGGTTCTGTCTCCTCTGCCCAGTTCCAGGCAGCTGGCTTAGTCTTGGGTTCTCCCCCTGAAGTTTTTATTCAGATGACTGCATCCTCCAGAGAAGAAGGGGGTCCACACCGCACAGAGGGTGGACCTTTTCTCCCTCGGCCGCCCcagcaccaccatcaccatcacttCCACCACCAGCCCTTGCAGCACAGGACTTCCTCTCTGCTCCAGCAAGCCACGACAGCAGCAGGCTCAGAGAGGCACAGCTCCAGAGAGGAGGCCCAGGAAGATCCATCCACACCGGCCCCAGCCCTGTCTGAGCTGAAGGCAGTAGTCACATGGCTGCAGAGGGGCTTCCCCTTCATTCTCATTCTGCTGGCTAAAGTCTGCTTTCAGCATAAGCTAG GTATTGCTGTTTGTGTGGGGATGGCCAGCACGTTCGCCTATGCCAACTCCACATTTAAGCACCAAGTGTCACTGCGG GAGGAGCGATCTGTATTTGTTGCTCTGTGGATCATCATGTTTCTTGCAGGGAATATAGTGTATATCTACTACACATTTAGTCATGAGGAGCTTCACAACAG CCTCATATTTGCCAAGCCCAACCTCAACAGCTTTGACTTCTTTGATCTGATCTGGGCAGTGGGAATCACAGACTTTGTCCTTAAGTACTTTACCATCGGCCTGAAATGCTTTGTCCTGTTTTTACCCAAGATTTTCCTGGCCTTCAAATCCAGG GGGAAGTTCTACCTGCTCATCGAGGAGCTGAGCCAGCTCTTTCGGGCCCTGGTGCCCATCCAGCTGTGGTACAAGTACATTATGGGAGAGGACCCGTCCAGCAGTTACTTCCTGGGTGCCACACTCATCATCATCTACAGTCTATGCAAG TCCTTTGACATCTGTGGACGTATCTCAGCCATACGTAAAGCCTTGGTCATTCTCTGTAGCCCCCAG AGTTATGGAGTGAGGGCTGGCAGCCAGCAGTGCAGTGAGGCGGGTGATGTGTGTGCTATTTGTCAGGCTGATTTCAGAGACCCTATCGCTCTTCTCTGTCAG CATGTGTTCTGCGAGGAgtgcctgtgtttgtggttCGACCGGGAGAGAACGTGTCCGCTGTGTCGCTCTACTGTCATTGAGACCCTGCGATGCTGGAAGGATGGCACCACCTCAGCTCACTTCCAGATTTACTGA
- the rnft2 gene encoding E3 ubiquitin-protein ligase RNFT2 isoform X1 codes for MQRRHSSNTDGMPSERSRSQTLGSESSLDEGGVFDCLKPDSPTSPQQIFSGLVGVPSGSVSSAQFQAAGLVLGSPPEVFIQMTASSREEGGPHRTEGGPFLPRPPQHHHHHHFHHQPLQHRTSSLLQQATTAAGSERHSSREEAQEDPSTPAPALSELKAVVTWLQRGFPFILILLAKVCFQHKLGIAVCVGMASTFAYANSTFKHQVSLREERSVFVALWIIMFLAGNIVYIYYTFSHEELHNRECSSSCLVLSCEYFIFLAFKSRGKFYLLIEELSQLFRALVPIQLWYKYIMGEDPSSSYFLGATLIIIYSLCKSFDICGRISAIRKALVILCSPQSYGVRAGSQQCSEAGDVCAICQADFRDPIALLCQHVFCEECLCLWFDRERTCPLCRSTVIETLRCWKDGTTSAHFQIY; via the exons ATGCAGAGGAGACACAGCAGCAACACGGATGGCATGCCCTCTGAAAG gagCCGAAGCCAAACTCTGGGCTCAGAGAGCAGCTTGGATGAAGGTGGTGTGTTCGACTGCCTGAAGCCCGACTCACCCACTTCACCGCAGCAGATCTTCTCAGGCCTAGTGGGTGTCCCCTCTGGTTCTGTCTCCTCTGCCCAGTTCCAGGCAGCTGGCTTAGTCTTGGGTTCTCCCCCTGAAGTTTTTATTCAGATGACTGCATCCTCCAGAGAAGAAGGGGGTCCACACCGCACAGAGGGTGGACCTTTTCTCCCTCGGCCGCCCcagcaccaccatcaccatcacttCCACCACCAGCCCTTGCAGCACAGGACTTCCTCTCTGCTCCAGCAAGCCACGACAGCAGCAGGCTCAGAGAGGCACAGCTCCAGAGAGGAGGCCCAGGAAGATCCATCCACACCGGCCCCAGCCCTGTCTGAGCTGAAGGCAGTAGTCACATGGCTGCAGAGGGGCTTCCCCTTCATTCTCATTCTGCTGGCTAAAGTCTGCTTTCAGCATAAGCTAG GTATTGCTGTTTGTGTGGGGATGGCCAGCACGTTCGCCTATGCCAACTCCACATTTAAGCACCAAGTGTCACTGCGG GAGGAGCGATCTGTATTTGTTGCTCTGTGGATCATCATGTTTCTTGCAGGGAATATAGTGTATATCTACTACACATTTAGTCATGAGGAGCTTCACAACAG GGAGTGTTCCTCTTCTTGTCTGGTCTTGTCCTGTGAGTATTTT ATTTTCCTGGCCTTCAAATCCAGG GGGAAGTTCTACCTGCTCATCGAGGAGCTGAGCCAGCTCTTTCGGGCCCTGGTGCCCATCCAGCTGTGGTACAAGTACATTATGGGAGAGGACCCGTCCAGCAGTTACTTCCTGGGTGCCACACTCATCATCATCTACAGTCTATGCAAG TCCTTTGACATCTGTGGACGTATCTCAGCCATACGTAAAGCCTTGGTCATTCTCTGTAGCCCCCAG AGTTATGGAGTGAGGGCTGGCAGCCAGCAGTGCAGTGAGGCGGGTGATGTGTGTGCTATTTGTCAGGCTGATTTCAGAGACCCTATCGCTCTTCTCTGTCAG CATGTGTTCTGCGAGGAgtgcctgtgtttgtggttCGACCGGGAGAGAACGTGTCCGCTGTGTCGCTCTACTGTCATTGAGACCCTGCGATGCTGGAAGGATGGCACCACCTCAGCTCACTTCCAGATTTACTGA